In Nocardia sputorum, a single genomic region encodes these proteins:
- a CDS encoding sensor domain-containing diguanylate cyclase has translation MEQIELARMANSWWRALQAVADWSVSVPDPEAVLLGMVEELVSGLEAEPFDASVGLRVGAGLASAGLVGPAVPSTSAQVLYGLAGHETAPDAGRRLAALLAAVGQGYEAQSREAASHARRLYDERFRVVFDNAAIAIAIGDTDGTLLDVNRGLAEMIGVPAETLRGVSVYDFAHPNDREGIRTLVYEKLVPAGAGTVKLEQRIRRADDSYGWASFAITFVKGVDGQSDYLLAVGEDVTEQHRMREELHRQARHDPLTGLPNRRHLIERIDAMIADARNGDRAGLCFVDIDRFKHINDRYGHGTGDQILTAVAERLQDSVRGSGCLVARIGGDEFVALVPPPASDHRVATVANSLLEALVDPITAGDRRLRMSISIGAVVTAVAGADAESLLDAADTGLYRAKADGKGRWVLHILDTDTSRGPQPVL, from the coding sequence GTGGAACAGATCGAACTCGCCAGGATGGCGAACTCGTGGTGGCGCGCTCTGCAGGCCGTCGCCGATTGGTCGGTGTCCGTACCGGACCCCGAGGCCGTGCTACTCGGGATGGTCGAGGAGCTGGTTTCCGGCCTCGAAGCCGAACCTTTCGACGCGAGCGTCGGGCTCCGCGTGGGCGCGGGGCTGGCCTCCGCCGGACTGGTCGGCCCGGCGGTGCCCAGTACGTCCGCCCAGGTCCTCTATGGGCTGGCCGGACACGAGACGGCTCCGGATGCCGGGCGGCGGCTCGCGGCGCTGCTCGCGGCTGTCGGTCAGGGCTACGAAGCGCAGTCGCGGGAGGCCGCCAGCCACGCGCGCCGCTTGTATGACGAACGGTTCCGCGTGGTGTTCGACAACGCGGCGATCGCGATCGCCATCGGTGACACCGACGGCACGCTGCTGGACGTCAACCGGGGCTTGGCCGAGATGATCGGAGTCCCGGCGGAGACCCTGCGCGGGGTGTCGGTCTACGACTTCGCGCACCCCAACGACCGCGAGGGCATCCGCACGCTGGTGTACGAGAAACTCGTGCCGGCTGGGGCGGGCACGGTGAAACTGGAGCAGCGGATCCGGCGCGCCGACGACAGCTACGGGTGGGCGTCGTTCGCCATCACCTTCGTCAAGGGCGTGGACGGTCAGAGCGACTATCTGCTCGCGGTCGGCGAGGACGTCACCGAGCAGCACCGGATGCGCGAGGAGCTGCATCGGCAGGCCCGGCACGACCCGCTCACCGGACTGCCGAACCGGCGGCATCTCATCGAACGGATCGACGCGATGATCGCCGACGCCCGCAACGGGGACCGCGCGGGGTTGTGTTTCGTCGACATCGACCGCTTCAAACACATCAACGATCGCTACGGTCACGGCACCGGCGACCAGATTCTGACCGCGGTCGCGGAGCGCCTGCAGGACAGTGTGCGCGGATCGGGGTGCCTGGTCGCCCGCATCGGCGGCGACGAGTTCGTCGCGCTGGTCCCGCCGCCTGCCAGCGACCACCGGGTGGCCACCGTGGCGAACAGCCTGCTCGAGGCGCTGGTCGACCCGATCACCGCCGGTGACCGGCGGCTACGCATGTCGATCAGCATCGGCGCGGTCGTCACGGCGGTGGCGGGCGCGGACGCCGAATCGCTGCTCGACGCGGCCGATACCGGCCTCTACCGGGCGAAAGCCGACGGCAAAGGCCGATGGGTGCTGCACATTCTGGACACCGACACCTCACGCGGTCCGCAACCGGTGTTGTGA